The proteins below come from a single Ktedonobacterales bacterium genomic window:
- a CDS encoding MarR family transcriptional regulator produces the protein MESKPITSAEKLREPAVLAWMRLARVFQKMDRASAEHLRAWGVSVAQFDVIARIGSAEGITQQELADKLLVTKGNICQLLDRLEQHGLIRRQQEGRVNRLFLTDAGQRLYREAVPAQEGFVARQFSALSPEEQTQLLSLLRKLDHALP, from the coding sequence ATGGAGAGCAAACCGATAACAAGCGCGGAGAAGCTGCGCGAGCCAGCCGTCCTGGCCTGGATGCGGCTCGCCCGCGTCTTCCAGAAGATGGATCGCGCCTCGGCAGAGCATCTGCGCGCCTGGGGGGTGAGCGTGGCCCAGTTCGACGTGATTGCCCGCATCGGTTCCGCCGAAGGCATCACCCAGCAGGAATTGGCCGACAAACTCCTCGTAACCAAGGGCAACATCTGCCAGCTTCTGGACCGGCTGGAGCAGCATGGGCTGATTCGCCGACAGCAAGAGGGACGGGTCAACCGCCTCTTTCTGACCGACGCGGGACAGCGCCTCTATCGGGAGGCCGTACCTGCTCAGGAGGGGTTTGTCGCCAGGCAGTTCTCTGCCCTCTCGCCAGAGGAGCAAACTCAACTCCTCTCCCTCTTGCGCAAGCTCGATCACGCGCTCCCCTGA
- the tpiA gene encoding triose-phosphate isomerase, with the protein MRTPIIAGNWKMHYGPVEAEEFVAGILPGLHELHEVERVLCPPAVSLTSVAGAIAGSEVKLGAQNMFYEAQGAYTGEISPTMLQGLCAYVILGHSERRGYFGETDELVNKKVHAALRYHLRPIVCVGERLEQREAGQTEQVIRAQVHGSLGGLPAERVAEVVVAYEPIWAIGTGRAATAQDAVAVVQLIRAVLADLYGAGTAQAVRVQYGGSVTAANISEFVSQPDIDGALVGGASLKPEFVEIVRATVEAKGH; encoded by the coding sequence ATGAGAACGCCGATTATCGCGGGCAACTGGAAGATGCACTATGGCCCCGTGGAGGCTGAGGAGTTTGTGGCGGGGATTCTGCCTGGCCTGCATGAACTGCATGAAGTCGAGCGGGTGCTGTGCCCGCCTGCTGTCTCTCTGACCTCGGTGGCTGGCGCGATTGCCGGGAGCGAGGTGAAGCTGGGCGCGCAAAATATGTTCTATGAAGCCCAGGGGGCGTATACCGGCGAGATTTCACCCACGATGCTGCAAGGTCTGTGCGCGTATGTCATCCTGGGCCATTCAGAGCGGCGCGGCTATTTTGGCGAGACCGATGAACTGGTGAATAAAAAGGTCCATGCCGCGCTGAGGTATCATCTGCGGCCCATTGTCTGCGTGGGCGAGCGGCTGGAGCAGCGCGAGGCAGGGCAGACCGAGCAGGTTATTCGCGCACAGGTGCATGGAAGCCTGGGTGGGCTGCCTGCGGAGCGCGTCGCTGAGGTGGTGGTAGCCTACGAGCCGATCTGGGCGATTGGCACAGGCCGCGCCGCAACCGCCCAGGATGCTGTGGCGGTCGTGCAGTTGATTCGCGCTGTGCTGGCCGATCTCTATGGCGCGGGGACGGCCCAGGCGGTGCGCGTGCAATATGGTGGCAGCGTCACGGCGGCCAACATCAGCGAATTTGTCTCCCAGCCCGACATTGACGGCGCGCTGGTCGGCGGAGCTTCGTTGAAACCAGAGTTTGTTGAGATTGTGCGTGCCACAGTTGAAGCGAAGGGTCATTAA
- a CDS encoding alkaline phosphatase family protein: MSRLVTRVGIPGAVALSMLGLFVMLFAPAAGVQAAAGNRSDLKNFQHVFVIMMENTGFDALIGNPNAPWINDAAARYGLATNYTGVIHPSQPNYIAATSGATNGILDDNDHTIAVPNIVDQLEAHGKTWKAYMQSYSLCNGNILASACGNQLYERKHNPFISYQDVQTNPARTANIVDFSQLSTDLASKKNVADFTWISPDQCNDMHGRGGPATDLCSFGHIQELIAAGDAFLNNTVSAIMNSHAWTGNSVIFVTWDESDFTGSPTHSGFGDTSGCCDAEPGNGGGHVVTLVISHSDHAPRTSNVAYNHFSMLATIQGGWKLGCLAFTCDTANVQPMSDLVGPRG; the protein is encoded by the coding sequence ATGAGTCGTCTCGTGACCAGGGTAGGCATCCCTGGAGCAGTTGCCTTGTCCATGCTGGGGCTTTTTGTCATGCTATTCGCCCCCGCTGCCGGAGTCCAGGCAGCCGCCGGGAACCGCTCGGACCTCAAGAACTTCCAGCATGTCTTCGTCATCATGATGGAGAACACCGGCTTCGACGCCCTGATCGGCAATCCCAACGCGCCCTGGATTAACGATGCCGCCGCCAGGTATGGGCTTGCCACCAACTACACAGGCGTCATCCATCCTAGCCAGCCCAACTATATCGCGGCCACATCTGGCGCGACGAACGGCATTCTCGATGATAACGACCATACCATCGCCGTACCCAACATCGTGGACCAGCTTGAGGCGCATGGCAAGACCTGGAAAGCCTATATGCAATCCTATTCTTTGTGCAACGGGAATATACTGGCGTCTGCCTGCGGCAATCAGCTTTACGAACGCAAGCACAACCCCTTCATCTCCTATCAGGATGTCCAGACAAACCCGGCACGCACAGCAAATATCGTTGATTTCAGCCAGTTGAGTACTGATCTGGCAAGCAAAAAAAATGTCGCCGACTTTACCTGGATTAGCCCCGACCAGTGCAACGATATGCACGGCAGAGGCGGACCCGCCACCGACCTGTGCAGCTTCGGACACATCCAGGAGTTGATTGCCGCTGGTGATGCTTTCCTGAACAATACCGTCAGCGCGATTATGAACTCGCATGCCTGGACGGGCAACTCCGTGATCTTCGTCACCTGGGACGAGAGCGACTTCACTGGCTCTCCTACCCACTCTGGCTTTGGCGACACCAGCGGCTGCTGCGACGCCGAACCGGGCAATGGCGGCGGCCATGTCGTCACGCTGGTCATCTCACACTCTGACCACGCGCCGCGCACGTCCAACGTGGCCTATAACCATTTCTCCATGCTCGCAACCATCCAGGGCGGCTGGAAACTGGGCTGCCTGGCCTTCACCTGCGACACCGCCAATGTTCAGCCCATGAGCGATCTGGTTGGCCCACGCGGCTAA
- a CDS encoding transposase, protein MLTRKAFKYRLSPTRAQERILLWTLTRCRELYNAALQERRDAYRMGGVSIRGFHQINQLPEIKQERPEYADIHSQILQDVLRRVDKAMQGFFRRVKVGQKPGYPRFQGRNRYDSFMYPQAGFALAGERLTLSKLGDVKVRLHRPLVGQVKTCTIKREADQWYVCFSCEVEEEPVPVSDEAVGLDLGLLHFATLSTGETIENPRHYRKGLKKLALAQQKVSRCKRGSHRRERARKAVARAHRKIRNQRHDFLHKAARSLVNRYGLIVMEDLKITNMSAAPAPKPAPNQDGAYLPNGASAKAGLNLSILDAGWGQFQTLCVAKAASAGRLVEFVDPAIQASGVANAERLPRKSFLNAGIVAPVAAN, encoded by the coding sequence ATGCTGACCCGCAAGGCGTTTAAGTATCGCCTCTCCCCGACTCGCGCTCAGGAGCGTATCTTGCTCTGGACGCTTACCCGCTGTCGAGAACTCTACAACGCCGCCCTGCAAGAGCGCCGTGATGCCTATCGTATGGGGGGCGTTTCTATCCGCGGCTTCCATCAAATCAACCAACTGCCGGAAATCAAGCAAGAGCGACCGGAATATGCCGACATCCACAGCCAGATCTTGCAAGATGTCTTGCGTCGGGTGGATAAGGCCATGCAAGGGTTTTTTCGGCGCGTGAAGGTGGGCCAAAAGCCCGGCTATCCGCGTTTTCAGGGGCGCAACCGCTACGATAGTTTCATGTATCCCCAGGCGGGCTTTGCGCTGGCGGGCGAACGCTTGACGCTCTCCAAACTTGGAGACGTCAAGGTGCGCCTGCATCGCCCGCTAGTGGGGCAGGTAAAAACCTGCACGATCAAGCGCGAAGCCGATCAATGGTATGTCTGCTTCTCCTGTGAGGTGGAAGAAGAACCGGTGCCCGTGAGTGATGAAGCGGTTGGCCTGGATTTGGGCCTGCTGCATTTTGCCACGCTCTCCACTGGGGAAACCATCGAAAACCCGCGCCACTACCGCAAAGGACTGAAGAAGTTAGCGCTAGCGCAGCAGAAGGTGTCCCGCTGCAAACGTGGTTCCCATCGGCGGGAACGGGCCAGGAAGGCCGTAGCGCGTGCCCATCGCAAGATTCGTAACCAGCGCCATGACTTCCTGCACAAAGCGGCGCGCTCCCTGGTCAATCGCTATGGCCTGATCGTCATGGAAGACCTGAAAATCACGAATATGAGTGCCGCGCCCGCACCCAAGCCCGCCCCAAACCAGGACGGCGCGTATTTGCCTAACGGAGCCAGCGCCAAGGCTGGCTTGAATCTGTCGATTCTTGATGCTGGTTGGGGCCAGTTCCAAACCCTCTGTGTCGCCAAGGCTGCAAGTGCCGGACGCCTAGTAGAGTTTGTGGACCCCGCTATACAAGCCAGCGGTGTAGCCAATGCGGAGCGATTGCCAAGAAAGAGCTTTCTGAACGCTGGCATAGTTGCTCCTGTGGCTGCGAACTAG
- a CDS encoding phosphatase PAP2 family protein yields the protein MKRVMVIKARVLSPFGKGWHSSASPWFILAAALLLLCLCYTFLLTRGALNASTVQMEQWLLGRPITRADCVLLEWRNVGNALFILLGTILLGVVCMLLGYRWPVLPSLVALLFICLVCEGTGKVVLRQPIPQAVSASMPALGCPQIYTQPSSARLSAAAGMWWNIPPASQEVVERIHALSEQPLLSEWYYRARSYPGGHAMRGSFLGILVCWFCWRHIKRRAIRVPLMALALLVAFGVGFIQFYIGAHLITDTIAGYLLGIAAACCAIGLLLLNAPRQQRAAPS from the coding sequence ATGAAACGGGTGATGGTGATAAAAGCGCGCGTCCTCTCCCCTTTTGGTAAAGGCTGGCATTCGTCGGCCTCTCCCTGGTTTATCCTGGCAGCAGCACTCCTGCTGCTCTGCCTGTGCTATACCTTCCTGCTCACCAGGGGGGCGCTGAACGCTTCGACGGTGCAGATGGAGCAGTGGCTCTTAGGCCGTCCGATTACGCGCGCGGATTGCGTGCTGTTAGAGTGGCGGAATGTGGGGAATGCGCTCTTCATCTTGCTGGGAACGATTCTGCTGGGGGTTGTCTGCATGCTCCTGGGCTATCGCTGGCCGGTGCTGCCATCCCTCGTGGCGCTGCTGTTCATCTGCCTGGTCTGTGAGGGTACGGGCAAGGTTGTCTTGAGGCAGCCGATCCCCCAGGCGGTGAGCGCGAGCATGCCGGCGCTGGGCTGCCCACAAATCTATACGCAGCCGTCTTCGGCGCGGCTGAGCGCGGCAGCGGGGATGTGGTGGAACATTCCCCCGGCTTCTCAGGAGGTGGTCGAGCGCATCCACGCGCTTTCCGAGCAGCCATTGCTTTCTGAATGGTACTATAGGGCGCGGAGTTATCCAGGCGGCCACGCGATGCGCGGCAGCTTTCTAGGAATACTGGTCTGCTGGTTCTGCTGGAGGCATATCAAGCGCCGGGCCATTCGCGTGCCGTTGATGGCGCTGGCGCTGCTGGTGGCTTTTGGCGTCGGCTTTATCCAGTTTTATATCGGTGCGCATCTCATCACCGATACGATAGCGGGCTATCTGCTCGGCATCGCGGCGGCGTGCTGCGCGATTGGCCTCCTGCTCCTGAATGCGCCCAGACAGCAGCGCGCAGCACCCTCTTGA
- a CDS encoding XdhC/CoxI family protein, whose product MPQLKRRVINVGNIYDGIQSALNRGEQVAVVTIVKTTGSSPRPAGTKMLVHLDGRVVGTLGGPLLDSRGAQDALETLKDGVPRAARYTIEADTGETAGSCGGTMEVFVEAVRPEQRLILVGGGYVAQALARFAEHLDFRLLVVDDRRDLVNPQTFPESAQLHFGEIPQMIAELQPDSSTWIVVVTRGHTLDKEALRVALQSPAPYVGMIGSPGKVRRIFRELLHEGIPRERLEQAHAPIGLDLGAETPDEIALAIAAEMLLLRRGGTGRPLHQIHRMLEEVEARETAGG is encoded by the coding sequence GTGCCACAGTTGAAGCGAAGGGTCATTAACGTGGGCAACATTTACGATGGCATCCAATCGGCGCTGAATCGGGGCGAACAGGTAGCGGTGGTGACGATTGTTAAGACGACTGGCTCGTCGCCACGCCCGGCAGGAACGAAGATGCTGGTGCATCTGGATGGCCGGGTGGTGGGTACGCTGGGCGGCCCACTGCTGGACAGCCGGGGCGCGCAAGACGCGCTGGAAACGCTGAAAGATGGCGTTCCACGCGCGGCGCGCTATACCATCGAGGCCGATACCGGCGAGACGGCTGGAAGCTGCGGCGGCACGATGGAGGTGTTTGTCGAGGCGGTGCGCCCGGAGCAGCGGTTGATTCTGGTTGGCGGCGGCTATGTGGCCCAGGCGTTGGCGCGCTTTGCCGAGCATCTGGATTTTCGGCTGCTGGTGGTTGATGATCGCCGCGATCTGGTGAACCCTCAGACGTTCCCCGAAAGCGCGCAGCTTCATTTTGGCGAGATTCCGCAGATGATTGCGGAGTTGCAGCCCGATAGCTCCACCTGGATTGTGGTGGTCACACGCGGGCATACCCTGGATAAAGAGGCGCTGCGCGTGGCCTTGCAATCGCCCGCGCCCTACGTGGGCATGATTGGCAGCCCCGGCAAGGTGCGGCGCATCTTCCGCGAGCTACTGCACGAGGGCATCCCCCGCGAGCGGCTGGAGCAGGCGCACGCGCCGATTGGCCTGGACCTGGGCGCGGAAACGCCCGATGAGATCGCTCTGGCGATTGCCGCCGAGATGCTGCTGCTGCGGCGCGGCGGCACAGGCCGTCCGCTGCATCAGATTCATCGCATGCTCGAAGAGGTTGAGGCCAGGGAAACGGCTGGCGGTTGA
- a CDS encoding zinc ribbon domain-containing protein: protein MAKKELSERWHSCSCGCELDRDHNAAINILQAGKQPTGLRAWRSPLL from the coding sequence ATTGCCAAGAAAGAGCTTTCTGAACGCTGGCATAGTTGCTCCTGTGGCTGCGAACTAGACCGCGATCACAACGCGGCGATCAACATTCTTCAGGCTGGGAAGCAGCCCACAGGTCTACGGGCCTGGAGAAGCCCCCTGCTTTAG
- a CDS encoding glycoside hydrolase family 15 protein, with the protein MRRVERVTADSAVGVEPRYRAISDYGVIGDCRTAALVGPDGSIDWCCLPHFDSPAIFCRLLDAERGGFFRMNLAGGAQSAMAYLPGTNILETTLTNASGRLRLLDFMPIRKRRPNARLARHVGVALLSRASQKRSAEIERDLGNDVAASHRLQRMAACLEGSVEVELTLKATFDYARQEAQIERQHLSDDMTGALLWDDGRYLALVVRRIRASADGLQAAPLALEQSDHTLRLRATLRAGDQLVAALNYARDRAEARLLLAHLARHSFEKDLEETQAYWLDWSKKCHYSGPYRQAVLRSALALKLCTFEPTGAIVAAPTMSLPEWIGGVRNWDYRYTWLRDSSFTLAALANLGYHEEACHYFHFLHDLHLRRGDDVRIMYNIRGESEDHLEERILDHLEGYQGSRPVRIGNGAAQQRQLDIYGELLDAAYSYLRHAGFRPKNITRFNRDLWTFCSMVADYVIEHWQDLDRGIWEVRGDPQAFVYSRVMCWVALDRACKLARHYQHDHHADRWETCRDAIHQDILKHGYSEQLQSFTQAYGNTALDAANLRLLLVKFLSPDSPRIKKTVEETLRTLSGPHGVVYRYRSAADSEPDGTTDDGLPGKEGAFLACAFWLVDNLCYLGRTDEARERFEGLLRFASPLGLFAEEVDPDTGAHLGNYPQAFTHIGLINSAVTLHRANDGILVVHPNAATHGR; encoded by the coding sequence ATGCGTCGAGTGGAGCGAGTGACAGCAGACAGCGCAGTAGGTGTCGAGCCGCGCTATCGGGCTATCAGTGACTATGGGGTGATTGGCGATTGCCGCACGGCGGCGCTGGTTGGGCCGGATGGCTCGATTGATTGGTGCTGCCTGCCGCATTTCGACAGCCCCGCGATCTTCTGCCGTTTGCTCGATGCCGAGCGAGGCGGCTTTTTTCGGATGAATCTGGCGGGCGGCGCGCAATCAGCAATGGCCTATCTACCAGGGACCAATATCCTGGAAACGACGTTGACCAACGCCAGCGGGCGGCTGCGTCTGCTGGATTTTATGCCTATTCGCAAGCGGCGGCCAAATGCCCGCCTGGCCCGCCATGTGGGCGTGGCGCTGCTTTCGCGGGCATCTCAGAAGCGGAGCGCGGAGATAGAGCGCGATCTGGGCAACGATGTCGCGGCGTCGCATCGCCTCCAGCGGATGGCGGCCTGCCTGGAGGGGAGTGTTGAGGTTGAATTGACGCTCAAGGCCACGTTTGATTACGCGCGCCAGGAAGCGCAGATCGAGCGCCAGCATCTTTCGGACGATATGACCGGCGCGCTGCTCTGGGACGATGGGCGCTACCTGGCGCTGGTGGTTCGGCGTATACGCGCCAGCGCGGATGGTCTCCAGGCTGCGCCGCTGGCGCTTGAGCAATCGGATCACACGCTGCGTCTGCGCGCGACTTTGCGGGCGGGCGATCAGTTGGTGGCCGCGCTGAATTACGCGCGAGATCGCGCCGAGGCGCGGCTGCTGCTGGCCCACTTGGCCCGGCATTCGTTCGAGAAAGACCTGGAGGAGACGCAAGCCTACTGGTTGGATTGGTCGAAAAAGTGCCACTACAGCGGCCCCTATCGGCAGGCGGTGCTGCGTTCGGCGCTGGCCCTGAAGCTTTGCACCTTTGAGCCAACGGGCGCGATTGTCGCGGCGCCCACGATGTCCTTGCCGGAATGGATAGGCGGCGTGCGCAACTGGGACTATCGCTATACCTGGCTGCGCGATTCAAGCTTCACGCTGGCGGCGCTGGCAAACCTGGGCTATCACGAAGAGGCGTGTCATTACTTTCATTTCCTGCACGACCTGCACCTGCGGCGCGGCGACGATGTACGCATTATGTATAACATTCGCGGGGAATCGGAAGATCACCTGGAAGAGCGGATACTGGATCACCTGGAAGGCTATCAGGGATCGCGGCCTGTGCGTATTGGCAACGGCGCGGCCCAGCAGCGCCAGCTTGACATCTACGGCGAACTGCTGGACGCCGCTTACAGCTACCTGCGCCACGCGGGCTTCCGCCCCAAAAATATTACGCGGTTCAACCGTGATCTCTGGACATTCTGTTCGATGGTGGCCGATTATGTTATCGAACACTGGCAAGACCTGGATCGCGGTATCTGGGAGGTGCGCGGCGACCCACAGGCGTTCGTCTATTCGCGGGTCATGTGCTGGGTGGCGCTGGATCGCGCCTGCAAACTGGCCCGTCATTATCAACATGATCACCACGCGGATCGCTGGGAAACGTGCCGCGATGCGATTCATCAGGACATTCTGAAACACGGCTACAGCGAGCAATTACAGAGCTTTACGCAGGCATATGGGAACACTGCGCTGGACGCCGCCAACCTGCGCCTGCTGCTGGTCAAGTTTTTATCGCCGGACAGCCCGCGCATCAAGAAGACCGTTGAGGAGACCCTGCGCACGCTGTCGGGGCCGCATGGGGTGGTCTATCGCTATCGCTCAGCCGCCGACTCGGAACCAGATGGCACGACGGATGATGGCCTGCCAGGCAAAGAGGGCGCGTTCCTGGCCTGCGCTTTCTGGCTCGTTGATAATCTGTGCTATCTTGGCCGAACCGACGAGGCCCGCGAACGCTTTGAGGGGCTGCTGCGCTTCGCCAGCCCGCTTGGCCTGTTTGCGGAGGAAGTGGACCCCGATACCGGCGCGCACCTGGGCAACTATCCCCAGGCGTTTACGCACATCGGGCTGATTAACAGCGCCGTGACCCTCCATCGGGCGAATGATGGTATCCTGGTTGTCCACCCCAACGCGGCAACGCATGGCCGGTAA
- a CDS encoding TerC family protein, which yields MSAEMIGLWIGFNLAVLALLALDLGVFNRQAHEVSLREAAIWSAVWVGLSLLFNLFIFFWRGTDTGLDFLTAYLIEKSLSVDNIFVFVLIFSAFSVPARYQHRVLFWGVLGAIVMRGLLILAGTTLIALFHWLLYVFGAFLILTGIRLAWRQEQQMHPDKHPLVRLARRFVPVTADFEGPHFFARKEGRLFITPLLLVLLVVESADLLFALDSIPAVFAITLDPFIVYTSNVCAILGLRALYFLLADLVERFHYLKFGLAVILTLVGFKLLLADLYHIPIGISLGAIALVLTAAVIASLLRPPKKPAREAEKKAPV from the coding sequence ATGAGCGCAGAGATGATTGGGCTTTGGATCGGCTTTAATCTGGCGGTGCTGGCTCTGCTGGCGCTGGACCTGGGGGTGTTTAATCGCCAGGCGCACGAGGTTTCTCTGCGCGAAGCCGCGATCTGGAGCGCCGTGTGGGTGGGGCTTTCACTGCTCTTTAATCTCTTTATCTTCTTCTGGCGAGGGACCGACACCGGCCTCGATTTTCTAACCGCCTATCTGATCGAGAAGTCGCTCAGCGTTGATAATATCTTTGTGTTTGTCTTGATCTTTTCGGCCTTTAGCGTGCCTGCCAGGTATCAGCATCGCGTCCTCTTCTGGGGGGTGCTGGGCGCGATTGTGATGCGCGGCCTGCTGATTCTGGCGGGTACGACATTGATCGCCCTCTTTCACTGGCTGCTCTACGTATTTGGCGCGTTCCTGATTCTGACGGGCATTCGGCTGGCCTGGCGGCAAGAGCAGCAGATGCACCCTGATAAGCATCCGCTGGTGCGGCTGGCCCGGCGCTTCGTGCCTGTGACCGCCGATTTTGAGGGGCCGCACTTTTTTGCGCGCAAAGAGGGGCGTCTCTTCATCACGCCGCTGCTGCTGGTGCTGCTGGTGGTGGAGAGCGCCGATCTGCTCTTTGCGCTCGATTCTATTCCGGCGGTCTTTGCCATCACGCTTGATCCGTTTATTGTCTATACCTCCAATGTCTGCGCGATCCTGGGGCTGCGCGCGCTCTATTTCCTGCTGGCCGATCTGGTGGAGCGTTTCCACTACCTCAAGTTCGGGCTGGCGGTGATTCTGACGCTGGTCGGCTTCAAGCTGCTGCTGGCCGACCTCTATCACATTCCCATTGGCATCTCGCTGGGAGCGATTGCTCTCGTCCTCACGGCTGCTGTTATAGCTTCGCTCCTGCGCCCGCCAAAAAAGCCAGCGCGCGAAGCAGAAAAGAAGGCGCCGGTCTAA